Proteins encoded together in one Candidatus Sulfotelmatobacter sp. window:
- a CDS encoding DUF202 domain-containing protein, translating to MTGTSVSDLRATDVLANERTFLAYARTALAFIAFGFVIARFTLYVREAAALVHLTLPPQTGIGAAFGSAMAVFGAACGLYGGYRYVVTARALRRDQVAPLGDRTALLGAAVIAAIGLIIAFVLPTVR from the coding sequence GTGACCGGCACTTCGGTGAGCGATCTGCGCGCGACGGACGTCCTGGCCAACGAACGCACCTTCCTCGCCTACGCGCGGACGGCGCTGGCGTTCATCGCGTTCGGCTTCGTCATCGCGCGCTTCACGCTGTACGTGCGCGAGGCGGCGGCGCTCGTGCACTTGACCTTGCCGCCGCAGACCGGCATCGGGGCCGCCTTCGGCTCGGCGATGGCGGTCTTCGGCGCCGCGTGCGGCTTGTACGGCGGCTACCGGTACGTCGTCACCGCGCGCGCCTTGCGCCGCGATCAGGTCGCGCCGCTCGGCGATCGCACGGCGCTCCTCGGAGCCGCCGTCATCGCGGCGATCGGATTGATCATCGCGTTCGTCTTGCCGACGGTACGCTGA
- a CDS encoding formyltransferase family protein has product MHPVRPNPQLQPIKIEGEGPVYEGVVALCEGRGYRVVGEGDAALFVLAATTRIVRKAEYSAPPLGTLCFHPSLLPRHRGRDAVYWTLKLGEMETGVTWFWVTDQVDAGPIAVQRALAIPSGIRPRDLYNEYLAPLGVDAFADLLLDLEAGIVRRVEQDERLATYEPPRERKPESA; this is encoded by the coding sequence GTGCACCCCGTCCGGCCCAACCCACAGCTGCAGCCCATCAAGATCGAAGGCGAGGGCCCGGTCTACGAGGGCGTGGTCGCACTCTGCGAGGGGCGCGGCTACCGCGTCGTCGGCGAGGGCGACGCCGCGCTGTTCGTGTTGGCGGCGACGACGCGCATCGTGCGCAAGGCCGAGTACAGCGCGCCGCCATTGGGAACGCTGTGCTTCCATCCGAGCCTCTTGCCGCGGCATCGCGGGCGCGACGCGGTGTATTGGACCCTCAAGCTCGGGGAGATGGAGACCGGCGTCACCTGGTTCTGGGTGACCGACCAGGTCGACGCGGGCCCGATCGCCGTGCAACGCGCGTTGGCGATCCCGTCCGGCATCCGGCCGCGCGACCTCTACAACGAGTACCTCGCGCCGCTCGGGGTGGACGCGTTCGCGGACCTGCTGCTCGATCTCGAAGCCGGAATCGTCCGCCGCGTCGAGCAGGACGAGCGGCTCGCGACCTACGAGCCGCCCCGAGAACGCAAGCCCGAGAGCGCTTAG
- a CDS encoding MFS transporter, translated as MPDARGFARGTVLWCAGVDLRLTLLAVPPLIPSIHRALRLDESGIAALSNLPVLVMALASVFGSLLVSRLGPRRALGAGLFAIALPAALRGVGPSIPMLFTMTIVMGLGIAISQPTLAALSRAWFPGRVALATGIWANGLLIGEAIPASLTLPLVVPLLGGSWERALAVWSAFVVVTAFAVLLVPLGGNERPAPGSRWFPDLRDRRVWQIGVFQSSASLAYFGANTFIPDYLHATGQPHLVGPALSVLNVGQLPASLLVGLIPLRLLGRPVSSLFVAGLVLGALCAFIWGGATGELVASGLFGLCAAYVLTLSFAMPALLAAPEDVARVSGGTFALGYAIAFVTTLLAGASWDVTHVPAVAFAPILIAAVIVAIFGVILGKCVLAAKLPIL; from the coding sequence ATGCCCGACGCGCGCGGTTTCGCCCGCGGGACCGTGTTGTGGTGTGCCGGCGTCGACCTGCGCCTCACCCTACTGGCCGTTCCGCCCTTGATCCCGTCGATCCATCGCGCCCTGCGGCTGGACGAGTCGGGGATCGCCGCCCTCTCGAACCTCCCGGTGCTGGTGATGGCGCTGGCGTCGGTCTTCGGCTCGCTGCTGGTCTCGCGGCTCGGGCCGCGGCGCGCGCTCGGCGCCGGCCTGTTCGCGATCGCGTTGCCGGCCGCGCTGCGCGGCGTGGGCCCGTCGATTCCGATGCTGTTCACGATGACGATCGTGATGGGGCTCGGCATCGCGATCAGTCAACCGACGCTGGCCGCGCTCTCGCGCGCGTGGTTCCCCGGCCGCGTCGCGCTGGCGACCGGCATCTGGGCCAACGGGCTGTTGATCGGCGAGGCGATCCCGGCGTCGTTGACGCTGCCGCTGGTCGTGCCGCTGCTCGGCGGGAGTTGGGAACGCGCGCTGGCGGTGTGGAGCGCGTTCGTGGTGGTGACGGCGTTCGCCGTGCTGCTCGTGCCGCTGGGCGGCAACGAGCGACCCGCACCGGGCTCGCGCTGGTTTCCCGACCTGCGCGATCGCCGCGTGTGGCAGATCGGCGTGTTTCAATCGTCCGCGAGCCTAGCTTATTTCGGTGCCAACACCTTCATCCCCGACTACCTGCACGCGACGGGCCAGCCCCATTTGGTCGGACCCGCGCTGAGCGTGCTCAACGTCGGTCAGCTGCCGGCCTCGCTGCTGGTCGGCCTGATCCCACTGCGCCTGCTGGGGCGCCCCGTCAGCTCGCTGTTCGTCGCCGGACTGGTGCTCGGCGCGCTGTGCGCGTTCATCTGGGGCGGCGCGACGGGCGAGCTGGTCGCATCGGGGCTGTTCGGTCTGTGTGCCGCGTACGTGCTCACGCTGAGCTTCGCGATGCCGGCCCTGCTCGCAGCGCCCGAGGACGTGGCACGTGTGTCCGGCGGCACATTCGCGCTCGGGTACGCGATCGCGTTCGTCACGACGCTGCTCGCGGGCGCGTCGTGGGACGTGACCCACGTCCCGGCGGTGGCCTTCGCGCCGATCCTCATCGCGGCGGTGATCGTAGCTATTTTTGGTGTGATCCTTGGCAAATGCGTTCTCGCGGCAAAGCTGCCGATACTCTGA
- a CDS encoding FUSC family protein, whose product MWRTAPIWAWDRVIASDPGLTRLATAVRTTLSVALSVVVVGTLASAYHFSPSVTVLAAIVAMQTAIAVNDPHPRGTTLLVPIPGAIGAALGTLVAGHAVVGDVLFLIVLFTAVAIRARGPRWTAFGTIAMITYFLTLFFGATREELPQLIVTIVIAALLTYLVRFVLLPDRSDWLAQHTLDAFVARVRLVAGASLDLLAASDEERALQRLRRVVEQLNATALTIENRLRAGDSGDVEEVRIVFDAELAAENLAQAAIRLRRSGAPTSRALWLALRALRSSSPQRAARIAGRVDDDAGAGAEARELATAICDLVASVAQVRSTVERLAVTDQPWGAGAGAQQPALRQAVQITVASAASIAVGELLSPSRWFWAVLAAYFVFSGTASAGETLARAWQRTIGTAVGALAGILLAHLLRGNEMLDVAAVFVFLFCAMYTLRISQAVMIFFITADLALLYALLGSFSNQLLEIRLAETAIGALFGGLASTLIFPTRTADVIASSARDALEGAVGAVTATIDKLLDARSTEDPIDAAHELDDRIQRFVVRARSIVSAPAAVTGASHDLRRWMYSLAQYSYYARNVASLVDREPGLAQGRAAEALRELEPAMLANIAAAQAWLADHKDHATVDTAAQFDAIRRAQPDLTAEAHLLERLDRTMARLAREAGTLVR is encoded by the coding sequence GTGTGGCGGACCGCTCCGATCTGGGCGTGGGATCGCGTGATCGCCTCGGACCCGGGGCTCACGCGACTCGCTACCGCCGTGCGCACGACCCTCTCGGTGGCGCTTTCGGTGGTCGTGGTCGGCACGTTGGCCAGCGCCTATCACTTCTCGCCCAGCGTGACGGTGCTGGCGGCGATCGTCGCGATGCAGACGGCGATCGCGGTCAACGATCCGCACCCGCGCGGCACGACGCTGCTGGTGCCGATCCCGGGCGCGATCGGCGCGGCGTTGGGCACGCTCGTCGCGGGCCACGCCGTCGTCGGCGACGTCCTGTTCCTGATCGTGCTCTTCACCGCGGTCGCGATCCGCGCGCGCGGCCCGCGCTGGACGGCGTTCGGCACGATCGCGATGATCACGTACTTCCTCACGCTCTTCTTCGGGGCCACGCGCGAGGAATTGCCGCAGCTGATCGTCACCATCGTCATCGCCGCGCTGCTGACGTACCTGGTGCGCTTCGTGCTCTTGCCGGACCGGTCGGATTGGCTCGCGCAACACACGCTCGACGCCTTCGTCGCGCGCGTACGTCTGGTCGCCGGCGCGTCGCTCGACCTGCTCGCGGCGAGCGACGAGGAGCGCGCGCTGCAACGCCTCCGGCGCGTCGTCGAGCAACTCAACGCCACGGCGCTGACGATCGAGAACCGGTTGCGCGCGGGCGACAGCGGCGACGTCGAAGAGGTGCGCATCGTCTTCGACGCGGAGCTGGCGGCGGAAAACCTCGCCCAAGCGGCGATCCGGCTGCGCCGTTCCGGCGCTCCGACCTCGCGTGCGCTGTGGCTGGCGCTCCGGGCGCTGCGGTCGAGTTCGCCGCAGCGTGCCGCGCGGATCGCCGGCCGGGTCGACGACGACGCCGGCGCCGGCGCCGAAGCTCGCGAGCTGGCGACGGCGATCTGCGACTTGGTCGCCTCGGTCGCGCAGGTGCGCTCGACGGTCGAACGGCTGGCGGTGACCGACCAGCCGTGGGGGGCGGGAGCCGGCGCCCAGCAGCCCGCGCTGCGGCAGGCGGTCCAGATCACCGTCGCGTCGGCGGCGTCGATCGCCGTCGGCGAGCTGCTCTCACCCTCGCGCTGGTTCTGGGCGGTGCTGGCCGCCTATTTCGTGTTCAGCGGCACCGCCTCGGCGGGCGAGACGCTCGCGCGCGCCTGGCAGCGCACGATCGGCACCGCCGTCGGCGCGCTGGCCGGCATCCTGCTGGCGCACCTGCTGCGCGGGAACGAGATGCTCGACGTCGCGGCGGTCTTCGTTTTCCTCTTCTGTGCGATGTACACGCTGCGCATCTCGCAAGCCGTGATGATCTTCTTCATCACCGCCGACCTCGCGCTGCTCTACGCACTGCTCGGCAGCTTCAGCAACCAGCTGTTGGAGATTCGGCTGGCCGAAACGGCGATCGGCGCGCTTTTCGGCGGGCTGGCCTCGACCCTGATCTTTCCGACGCGCACCGCCGACGTCATCGCCTCGAGCGCACGCGACGCGCTCGAGGGCGCCGTCGGCGCCGTCACGGCCACGATCGACAAGCTGCTCGACGCGCGCAGCACCGAAGACCCGATCGACGCCGCGCACGAGCTCGACGATCGCATCCAACGCTTCGTCGTGCGCGCGCGTTCGATCGTCTCGGCGCCGGCCGCCGTCACCGGAGCCAGTCACGACCTGCGGCGCTGGATGTACTCGCTCGCCCAGTACAGCTACTACGCGCGCAACGTGGCCAGCCTGGTCGATCGCGAGCCGGGCCTAGCGCAGGGCCGTGCGGCCGAGGCCCTGCGCGAGCTCGAGCCGGCGATGCTTGCGAACATCGCCGCCGCCCAAGCGTGGCTGGCCGATCACAAGGACCACGCCACCGTCGACACCGCCGCGCAGTTCGACGCGATCCGCCGCGCGCAGCCCGACCTCACCGCCGAAGCTCACTTGCTCGAGCGCCTCGACCGTACCATGGCACGCCTGGCACGCGAGGCGGGCACGCTGGTGCGCTAG
- a CDS encoding ribonuclease E inhibitor RraB, producing the protein MTISIVLVVVIVAAIAIAWVAVRREHVPARPERATTTVVPNETSADAQILEQLRLAGADLTKPTELRYYLYVPTRAQAEQAAAELVARGYTPELRAPRGLRPDGKVDTEWAVIAVETHVPSPEHVGASRILFHRLATTFGGVYDGWEAAVSP; encoded by the coding sequence ATGACCATCTCCATCGTTTTGGTCGTGGTGATCGTCGCGGCCATCGCGATCGCGTGGGTCGCGGTACGGCGCGAGCATGTCCCGGCGCGACCGGAGCGCGCGACCACCACCGTCGTTCCGAACGAGACGAGCGCCGACGCGCAGATCCTCGAGCAGTTACGACTCGCCGGCGCCGACCTCACCAAACCGACGGAGCTGCGGTACTATCTCTACGTCCCGACGCGTGCGCAGGCGGAGCAGGCCGCGGCCGAGCTCGTCGCGCGCGGCTACACGCCGGAGCTGCGCGCACCGCGGGGCCTGCGCCCCGACGGCAAGGTCGACACCGAATGGGCCGTGATCGCGGTCGAAACGCACGTCCCCTCGCCCGAGCACGTCGGCGCGTCACGGATCCTCTTCCACCGCCTCGCGACGACCTTCGGCGGCGTCTACGACGGCTGGGAGGCCGCCGTCTCACCCTGA
- a CDS encoding DUF2723 domain-containing protein, whose amino-acid sequence MLSFVLPLAAYTWSISPWPDGWDYGEAQTVPYLAGIFHPTGFPLYTIVGWLISHALPISSVAWRLNLLSALSVAGACLAVYALARGFGAHPLAALGAALVFGFSQEVWLRGMRADVHAFVLAAIGATLVVLQRALLERSTRAFVLAAGLTGCGLAIHPNAIWLLPGLALAAIVLRRAFTPRIAGASLLALLAPLLFYAYLPLRAWVIAAQHLDRNDAPPLDGAGTSVYGAVHPDTWSGFVTEISGSQFGAASFFSQSLDPRQWFTDALQWAAQAQLRLTTIVAVLALWGIVLIVMRLRALLPVLVGGFASVPFAFAYMPVEPDFARYLLPSLLVATAAAAGITQAVRTGRPRAVTTGVLVIALFGAAATQLEANRNLLGYHDSRNAQDTIDAVAAHTPDGSIVIAEWLDGAALLYGEYVTHELGARRVFIGWPTDVPATLRRWTASERVFVDADFVLRPQVRHVVPPAWLRDRGRWHDQQLLEVVPRSAPTATGGARHRSSRMMATVAHFSKDMTVEQAFKTHAGARRVFARFHLGGCSHCSISETETIEQVSEGYGIPLGLLMDDLEKLFDQPALEVGDTVKLPDEIRTKIPQLASVPEFGKVTDLAAGAYTVEFGEVRLQGLAEDFIKVDPAAVPV is encoded by the coding sequence GTGCTGTCCTTCGTATTGCCGCTCGCGGCATATACGTGGTCGATCTCACCGTGGCCGGACGGCTGGGACTACGGCGAAGCGCAAACAGTGCCGTATCTGGCGGGCATCTTCCACCCGACCGGCTTCCCGCTCTACACGATCGTCGGCTGGCTGATCTCGCACGCGCTGCCGATCTCGAGCGTGGCGTGGCGCTTGAACCTGCTCTCGGCGCTGTCGGTCGCCGGCGCGTGCCTGGCCGTCTACGCCCTCGCGCGTGGGTTCGGTGCGCACCCGCTCGCCGCGCTCGGCGCGGCGCTCGTGTTCGGCTTCTCGCAAGAGGTGTGGCTGCGCGGCATGCGCGCCGACGTCCACGCGTTCGTCCTGGCCGCGATCGGTGCCACGCTGGTCGTTCTCCAGCGCGCGCTGCTCGAGCGTTCCACGCGCGCATTCGTCCTCGCCGCGGGGCTGACCGGCTGCGGCTTGGCCATCCATCCCAACGCGATCTGGCTGCTGCCGGGGCTCGCGCTCGCCGCCATCGTGCTTCGGCGCGCGTTCACGCCGCGCATCGCGGGCGCTTCGCTGCTCGCACTGCTCGCGCCGCTGCTCTTCTATGCGTATTTGCCGTTGCGCGCTTGGGTCATCGCCGCGCAGCATCTCGACCGCAACGACGCTCCGCCGCTCGACGGCGCCGGAACGTCGGTCTACGGCGCGGTTCATCCCGACACGTGGTCCGGCTTCGTCACCGAGATTTCCGGGTCGCAGTTCGGCGCCGCTTCGTTCTTCTCGCAGTCGCTCGACCCGCGCCAGTGGTTCACCGACGCGCTGCAATGGGCGGCGCAAGCACAGCTGCGCTTGACGACGATCGTCGCGGTGCTGGCGTTGTGGGGCATCGTCCTGATCGTCATGCGACTGCGCGCGCTGCTGCCGGTGCTGGTCGGCGGCTTCGCCTCGGTGCCGTTCGCATTTGCGTACATGCCGGTCGAGCCGGATTTCGCACGCTACTTGCTGCCCTCGCTGCTGGTCGCGACGGCAGCCGCCGCCGGGATCACGCAGGCCGTCCGGACCGGCCGGCCGCGCGCGGTCACCACGGGGGTGCTCGTCATCGCGCTCTTCGGCGCCGCCGCCACGCAGCTCGAAGCGAACCGGAACTTGCTCGGGTATCACGACTCGCGCAACGCGCAGGACACGATCGATGCGGTCGCCGCGCACACACCGGACGGCTCGATCGTGATCGCAGAGTGGCTCGACGGCGCGGCGCTGCTGTACGGCGAGTACGTCACCCACGAGCTCGGCGCGCGCAGGGTCTTCATCGGCTGGCCGACGGACGTCCCGGCGACCCTTCGACGCTGGACGGCCAGCGAGCGCGTGTTCGTCGACGCCGACTTCGTCCTGCGTCCGCAGGTGCGGCACGTCGTGCCGCCGGCCTGGCTGCGCGATCGGGGACGGTGGCACGACCAGCAGCTGCTCGAGGTCGTGCCCCGCTCGGCCCCGACCGCAACCGGTGGGGCCCGACACCGGTCAAGCCGAATGATGGCTACCGTGGCCCACTTTTCCAAGGACATGACCGTCGAGCAGGCGTTCAAGACGCACGCCGGCGCACGCCGCGTTTTCGCGCGCTTCCACCTGGGCGGCTGCTCGCACTGCTCGATCTCCGAGACCGAGACGATCGAACAGGTCAGCGAAGGCTACGGCATCCCGCTCGGCCTGCTGATGGACGATCTCGAGAAGCTGTTCGACCAGCCCGCGCTCGAGGTCGGCGACACCGTCAAGCTGCCGGACGAGATTCGGACCAAGATCCCGCAACTGGCCTCGGTCCCCGAGTTCGGCAAGGTCACCGACCTGGCGGCCGGCGCCTACACGGTCGAGTTCGGCGAGGTCCGCCTGCAAGGGCTGGCCGAGGACTTCATCAAGGTCGATCCGGCCGCCGTCCCCGTTTAG
- a CDS encoding DUF2203 domain-containing protein: MKLFSAEKANALIPVLEPLLEELWTRRRDLAIRLLETDPELHIGRADANRERRRSRAFAELKAEIVRLINRIEAHGCVVKDLDLGLLDFPSMREGRPVYLCWKAGERELTHWHGTDESFADRKLL, translated from the coding sequence ATGAAGCTCTTTTCTGCTGAGAAGGCCAATGCCCTCATTCCGGTCCTGGAGCCGCTGCTCGAAGAGCTGTGGACGCGCCGGCGCGACTTGGCGATCCGGCTGCTGGAGACGGACCCGGAGCTGCACATCGGGCGCGCCGACGCCAACCGCGAGCGCCGCCGCTCGCGCGCGTTCGCGGAGCTGAAAGCCGAGATCGTGCGCCTGATCAACCGGATCGAAGCGCACGGCTGCGTCGTCAAAGACCTCGACCTCGGGCTGCTCGACTTCCCGTCGATGCGCGAGGGACGCCCCGTCTATCTCTGCTGGAAGGCCGGGGAGCGCGAGCTCACCCACTGGCACGGGACCGACGAAAGCTTCGCCGACCGCAAACTTCTCTAA